The genomic interval atttaaataaatatagagGATGTTACAATAAACACTTAATTCCCCATTCCATCAATAGTACAGCGTCCAGATTTCCTTAGAGTTTTGTCTGAAAACCTTGTAGCAATTGCATATTGGCtttgatttttaaaagtttgataAAGTATACCACTATTACTGTTTCAGGAAAGTATAGCATCAGAATTTGTGAATAGACTTGTGAAATGGGCCGAAAACATCAAAATTTCGGATCCCTTGGAAGAAGGATGCAGGCTAGGACCTGTTATCAGTGAAGCACAGGTATGTTTGCTGTTTATCACTTCTGTGTATACTAGATATTTCCTTAACTTAACTTcctattttttcatatttatatgtcTTATGGATTTTGGAGAAGCTAATGAATTGAAATCCAAGGACAATCTATATTATTGCTAACAGAAATTATTACTTTTTCCCTCTTGGGTTtgaatgagtgtgtttgtattTATAAATACATCAAATGCTTCTTTCTGCAGTTACTATGATTTAACTTTCTTTATGGCCTTACAATCTAAAAACATTATAATTGATACCAGCATTTGCTTGCCATAAACCAAGACATGCATAACATTTGATATTTGTGTTGTATGATTCAGTATAAGAAAGTATTGAATTTTATCTCAACGGCTAAAAATGAGGGTGCAACAATTTTGACTGGTGGGCGTCGCCCAGAGGTATGATTATACCCTCAACTCGATATTTGTGCTCGACCGGTTCTGCTTCTCTGCATTTGTCATGAGAAATAATATGTTTTCAAATTCGCTTGCAGCATTTAAAGAGGGGGTACTTTGTTGAACCAACCATCATAACAGATGTGACTACCTCAATGCAAATTTGGAGAGAAGAAGTTTTTGGACCTGTACTCGCTGTAAAAACATTTAGCACTGAGGAAGAAGCTATTGATCTAGCAAATGACACCCAGTGAGTTGATGAACTTATATTAATTTCACCTCTAAACCACTTTTTTCTTCTCTTGTGGATTGATGTCAAAGCCACAAACATGATATTTTGCAGCTATGGCTTGGGGTCTGCCGTAATGTCAAATGATTTAGAAAGATGTGAGCGCCTATCTAAGGTGAGACTAATCCATGATATTATCatataaacaacaaaatgatTGGATTTTTACTAACTGGAtggttttaactttataatgttGGTTTAATTTCTGCAGGCTCTTCAAGCTGGAATTGTATGGATCAATTGTGCTCAACCAAGCTTCATCCAAGCCCCATGGGGAGGCATTAAACGTAGCGGCTTTGGTCGCGAATTAGGAGAATGGTATGACTCTTGTTTCCTAAAATCATCAAAATGCCTCTAATCCCCTCTCTAATATCATCAAATCAAATGTGAAAAACAAATCCGAGAATTAGAGTCTGAATTTTTGTCGTTTTCATTCAGGGGACTTGATAACTACTTGAGTGTGAAGCAAGTTACTAGGTACATATCTGATGAGCAGTGGGGTTGGTATCAATCTCCTTCAAAGCTGTGATAGTTAACCATGTAAAAGTGAGTGAGTGTTGATAACTTTGATAACGAAAATCTGACATGGAATAAGGTGTGGTGTTGGTGAAACCAAGTTATTATGATCTTAACTTGGGGGGACATACTATTATATTATcatgttatatataatatagcaACAAAACAATTTTGTTGCATGATCATGTTAATGCTGGTTGTGttgccttttattttatttgaatggaATCGAAATAGACTTTTTTGTCAGGTCATTTATGGATGCATAGATGTGAATATTGTGTTGGATGTGTGGAAAGACTGAATGAGATACAATTAGGAGTGAAAGCGTTTGAGAGAGTAAGAGTAGCACCTATAATAGAAAAAATGGTACAAACTGGGCTTAAGTGGTTGTGGCATGTGGAGAGAAGACATGTAGATTCTCTAGTAATGAAAGTAGATCAAATGGAGAATAATCAAATCCCCAGAGGTAAAGAAAgacctaaaaaaattataaaagaaactATCTGGAGAAACATAGAGATTAATAAGCTAGAAAGAGATATATTATATGATAGAATattattgtgtcatttgatCCATGTAATCGACTTCACTTCCAAAACTACTTAAGCCCAGTTTGTACCATATTTTCTACTATAGGTGCTACTCTTACTCTCTCGAACGCTTTCACTCCTAATTGTATCTCATTCAGTCTTTCCACACATCCAACACAATATTCACATCTATGCATCCATAAATGACCTGACAAAAAAGGCTATTTCGATTTCATTCAAATAATATCTGGAGAAACATAGAGATTAATAAGCTAgaaagatatatattatatgatagAATATTATAGTGTCATTTGATCCATGTAATCGACTTCACTTAATGGGATaagatttgattgttgttgttgtcttcGTTTATAGATGCACTGGGGTAGTTCATTTTGTTAGTGTGTGTTTGGAAAGTAAACTTTCCACATTGCAACTATAATGTTCGTGCAAAAGCCATAACTACTTACTTGTTTTAAATGCATCACACGCCGTTGTCTTTCTACTATTTGTTCAAATCGACCAATAGACTAACATTTGCGAAAGAGACGACTGCGTATGTCTTCAATGGTGATGTCGCTGGTGAACTGAGGATTATGAAGCAGGTCATGTGTTGCTTGCATTGATGATATGATATAGTTTAAAACCAATTCAATAACCTATTTTCCAAGATAACATGGGAGTTGAAGTTTCAATTTGTCTTGATTTTAATCAACTTGAAGTTCATATTTTCGATACAAATTTAGATTTTGTTGGAAACTTCACAatgactagaataaacaaaataaaaatgtatacaAAGTTTGGGAGTGCACTGTTTGAATAGATCAAGGGCTTAAGGATAATATAGCAAATCTCAAACTTACGATGGATCAGTCCACACTCTTGCAATATCTTAAAGTAAACCTTTAATGATGACACTAATACCCTAACTTGCATTACCATGTTCATCAAAGCTTACATCAAAGTTTGTATTGTAACTCTATTATTGTAGTGTAATAATTCAAAGTCTGTTATGATACCGACCTAAACTATGCCTCAAACTGATCTACTACTCAAGGGAGCTTGAATTCGAAAAGTAACAAACTCTATCTTGTAAAGAGACCAATAGGCAAGCAAGTAGCACACAAAAAGATTCAAATGGTAGAGCTGTCAAAAACACCTCAAACTTTTAAGTCCCACCTACCAAGACCCTGTTAAACCCCTTAAATTATGACTCCCTCTTGAGAGAGCTTATTTTTTACCTCAACACCTATTATGTCAATTTTTGTAGGTCTAAGGGACTCTGTTGCCTCATTTTCTTGTCGCCTAATAATGTTGGGCTTGTGAACCGGAGTTTTCTAGGCCCCTGACATGTGGGCCCAAATTTAAAGGCCTcgtgattttatttttgatgcaacaaccattattaataattaatattgctGGTATTTTGTCAATGATGGAGAGCTCTAGTCCTATCAAGACTTCCAAATTTGCGGATCACAACCAACTCTATAAATAGGTTTTACCTCATATTTAATATCTCCCTTTCACTCAAGACTTGTTAGTATATATTGTTGACTTAGTTATTGGAGTATTTTTGCAAGTGCACTTAAACCTTCATAAATGCAATTAGTTGTGAGGTTGCATCTAATTGAAGATGCAAATATTACTTCACTAATATATTGATGTATTATTCTCTCTAGAGTGTAGTACAACTCTAGTCTTTTAGGTCCACTAATAACGAATGCTCTGTTGTATGGTAATCCATACTCTTTTTGCTTATTCCGAGAGAAAGAAACTTCCCGCTAACTTGATGCAAAAGTAATTTATCACCAAGTTGGGCATTAATGTTAGTCACATGGCTTGGATTATTCAATGTATCCTAAGATCGTGATCACTGTCAAAATGTAACCGCTTccataaacacatttttttgGAACTTGTATTACAATTAATATGTGGCATAAAGCTATCTGGTTGCTTACCGAAGTGGTACTTAGTAATGAGTTTATCAatcttattagatgcacatcaagctaaaaagaagaaaacaaaacataaacaaTTAGCTCGTCAccgattattttattttttttgaaattttgttacTACGATCTGGATCTCTATAGTCCATGTTCAGCACAACAAAAGATAAGGCCATTGAATCTAAATACAACTATTTTTGTATTCTCACTGATGTCATTAGATATGATTGCAGTGCAGaagaatattaaataattgttaCTGGAAGGTAAAATGTTTATTCTTTTCCCCTTGTCTATTTGTACAACGCTAGGAAACAAATCATTGCTCTTTCCTTTTCGTGTCCTCATCATAGGTAAGGTTTCGTTGCAAATTTCACCTAGTGCATTATGCCTTGTTGGTTCGAACTCACCTTCTAtgaaagtatgattgaaattaatataatgaaaaaaGAGAAATTGGGAACTCAAGTAATTAATAAGTTTCGGTTAAAAATAGATTATTCTAgagtattaaaatttatattctaattaaaataattattgattaaattttactacttttagataattaaataaaaagataaaaaagaaaaattcattaaataagaCAGTAAAATTGATCTAATTATTGATATCTTGTCACTAGCATGATATTATACTGTGATTAATCTTTCACAAAGACAAGATGAACAATAATATTCAACTTTAGGGGAAAATATTCCTTCCTCCACAAGAAATTATAACTTTGTAACTTAATTACTTAGAGTTTTTTTTAGGCAGCACTACTccgaaatatttaaaatgcagaCCACATCATATGTTACCACAGGTTTTATTTAGGtaaaacttatataaaaaatataactttctGCATTTTTTTAAGTGTGTTCAATGTTGttccataaaaataattatctaattTTGAATGTACTCTTAATTTCATAGttccttttattaaaaaatttagataaaaagAACAAACTTGACAAAgtactaattaatattattttcaatcgTCAGACTACAGATAAATTACATCTAATAAAAATGACTGCTCTGTAATTACATTTTATAAGGAAGACATTAGCTAATAAAAATTAGAGTAGATAGAGGGTATACAACCTTATTTTTTCTAGAAATATTCTAactttttatttctctctattTCTTGTTTTTTATCACCTAACAACTATCGCTTAACAACTAGacaaaaaagagagagagagagagagagagagagaaggtaCTACTGCAACTGCAAGGTGTTAGAGTTAGAGACAGTTAAATCTCTCTCACTGAGTAGTTTGTGTGTTGGAATTGGAGAAACTGCATTGCACTTTCACACATTTTGTTGGTTAATGTGACGAGACCCGCGCATTGAACGAGGTGATAGTGATTAGTGAAGCTTGATATTGTTATTCTGGATCTGAGTTGGTGGGTgggaaaagaagaagaagaaaatgggAATTGCAGAGAAGGAGAGTGTGGTGGCGGTGATTATGGTAGGAGGACCGACGAAAGGCACTAGATTCCGCCCATTGTCATTCAAGNNNNNNNNNNNNNNNNNNNNNNNNNNNNNNNNNNNNNNNNNNNNNNNNNNNNNNNNNNNNNNNNNNNNNNNNNNNNNNNNNNNNNNNNNNNNNNNNNNNNNNNNNNNNNNNNNNNNNNNNNNNNNNNNNNNNNNNACTCTTTCCATTAGCTGGACAACCAATGGTTCATCACCCTATCTCCGCTTGTAAAAAAGTATTTACACTATCCATCTATTTTACTATTTATCACTATATGCTCATTCTCACATTTCTTCATATATCTTCCCTTCTTTCAGATTCCTAATTTGGCTCGTATTTATCTCATTGGTTTCTACGAAGAACGCGAATTCGCATTATACGTCTCCTCCATCTCTAACGACCTTAAAATTCCTGTTAGATATTTGAGAGAGGACAAGCCACATGGTTCTGCTGGTGGTCTTTATAACTTCAGAGATATCATCATGGAGGAGGATCcggttttttattttacctCTCAATTTCTTCATATGCTTTATTATCATgtgtcattttcttttattgcaaatttttgtaattgaaATGTTTTATATCATAGTATGCTGATGACGTTGATCATGTTTTCTATGGCAGTCACATATTTTCTTGCTCAACTGTGATGTTTGCTGTAGTTTTCCCCTCCCACAAATGCTCGGTAATTCCTTACTCTCTCCATTCTTCTATATGCAATGCAACTATTTCATGTTGTCTCTATAGCACCGACACTTCTTATCAAAGGCGTGTTTGATGTCCGACACatgttcaattaatttattttttacatgtaTTATCACCTTCATAAGTGGTCCACCGTGGACTGATACCTAAAAATCATAGGAAATTCTAACGACGTTCGACGATACTCTTAAGAAGTAATAGTTCATGACCATCTCCGTCGTTATGAATAAAATAGTGACCTGATTGATGTCAATTTaatacgagataaatatttgtttttccttatttttatcGATTCAGTATTATTTAAGTCATTATCTCAATGATAGAGATGAAGTTAACATCTACTTCTAAAAAACAACGCTTGCGGTCATtggaattttaaatatttttcaagtacTACTCCATAGTAGACTATGGTCCATATTAGAATTTGCCTCACCATGTATACCAAAGTTTTTCTTTGCAGAATAGTAATTTTCTACTTCCTTGACATCTCTTAACTGTTACATCACTACTGGAACAATTAATAATTGGCTTCTCTGTGTATGCTTGCTTACAGATGCTCACAAAAAACATGGTGGCATGGGAACAATATTGGTTGTGAAGGTTTCTCCAGAGTCAGCCAGTGAATTTGGAGAATTGGTAGCTGATCCACTCACCAATGAACTCTTGCATTACACAGAAAAACCTGAAACTTTTGTATGTTTGTGTGCTTATTTTATGTCTTGAATTgctgaaataattttttgaaaattgttcatCTCTTCTCTGTTGCTGTTTAATGGCTTATGCTGCCAGTTTTCATGAATGTAGGTTAGTGATCTTATAAACTGCGGCGTTTATATATTTACACCAGATATCTTTACTGCCATTGAGGGTGTTTCTTCTCAGTGGAAAGACAGAGgtaattttaaagaaatatgaagtttgttttaaattttaaaatgtgaagATCTTCATATATGTAATCTGTGTTGGATATAAGGAGTTGTAGATAACTGGAGTTAGTCCTCCTGTACATTAACTAATATAATTTATGTGTCATTTTATTTGCAGCAAACTTAAGACGTGTCTCCAGCTTTGAAGCAATGCAGCCAGACACAAGGTTTGTGATCTGTACTTATGATAACTAAAAGTTTcctgtttttcaaaatttagcTGACCAcaactttctgaaacttcattctgatcattataacatcaacaagAGCATTTCATGCAATGAACTGAAACTTAAGTTCTCATCAAGTTTCTCAACAGTTtacctatttaattatttacctTCTTTAATTAGATCTTGATCGGTCACGTTTGCTTCTTTTTGTAACCATGTatgcatatatttattttttacattgaCTTTTAGTATAACACTTATTAAAACTggcaaataattttaaaagtcatATGCTTGTCAATGTCAACTATATTGGCAGTTCTCATAGTTAAGCTAATCACATATCACATAATAAAGCATTTAACGTGATtgtaatttgaaaat from Cicer arietinum cultivar CDC Frontier isolate Library 1 chromosome 5, Cicar.CDCFrontier_v2.0, whole genome shotgun sequence carries:
- the LOC101508565 gene encoding uncharacterized protein → MGIAEKESVVAVIMVGGPTKGTRFRPLSFKXXXXLFPLAGQPMVHHPISACKKIPNLARIYLIGFYEEREFALYVSSISNDLKIPVRYLREDKPHGSAGGLYNFRDIIMEEDPSHIFLLNCDVCCSFPLPQMLDAHKKHGGMGTILVVKVSPESASEFGELVADPLTNELLHYTEKPETFVSDLINCGVYIFTPDIFTAIEGVSSQWKDRANLRRVSSFEAMQPDTRSLTNYVRLDQDILSPLAGKKQLYIYETMDFWEQIKTPGMSIKCSALYLSQFRHTAPHLLANGDGIKKACIIGDVYIHPSAKVHPSAKIGPGVSISANARIGAGARLINCIVLDDVEIEENAVVLHAIVGWKSSIGRWARVQGRGDYNAKLGVTILGESVAVEDEVVVINSIVLPHKILNVGVQDEILL